A genomic window from Candidatus Binatia bacterium includes:
- a CDS encoding CcmD family protein, whose amino-acid sequence MTNLNFLFAAYTAIWVLLFVYVFLLSRRNRTVQKEIDELRQLLRRQNAS is encoded by the coding sequence GTGACCAACCTAAATTTCCTTTTTGCGGCGTACACGGCGATCTGGGTGTTGTTGTTCGTTTACGTGTTCCTGCTGTCGCGGCGGAATCGCACCGTGCAGAAAGAGATCGACGAGCTGCGTCAATTGCTGCGGCGGCAGAATGCGTCCTGA
- a CDS encoding DNA gyrase inhibitor YacG, producing the protein MLKEVNCPACRRLAPWQGNPHRPFCSERCRMHDLGNWASEGYRIAGDPAEPPLAEDDDRDDDTE; encoded by the coding sequence ATGTTGAAGGAGGTCAATTGTCCGGCCTGCCGGCGCCTCGCTCCCTGGCAGGGAAACCCGCACCGGCCGTTTTGCTCCGAGCGCTGTCGGATGCATGATCTAGGCAACTGGGCAAGTGAAGGCTACCGCATTGCCGGCGATCCGGCCGAGCCGCCGCTGGCGGAAGACGACGATCGTGACGACGACACGGAGTGA
- the lpxA gene encoding acyl-ACP--UDP-N-acetylglucosamine O-acyltransferase translates to MAIHPTAVIDPRAALHPEAEIGPFVVIEGPVQVGPRTRVLAHVTLMGRTQIGADNVIHMGAVIGDAPQDMAFKEEDSYVRIGDGNTIREHAQIHRGTKPQSGTVIGNNNYLMTNAHVAHNCTLGDNIIMATGAVLGGYVEVEDQVFISGNCVVHQFVRLGRLSILRGLSRTSRDVPPFCIMDWTHTVRAINRVGLRRAGFDAPRIRALQNAFSRLFRRSGNLGKALAEIDSGPCSPDVRYMIDFIRASKRGVCTGPRFRGEQEET, encoded by the coding sequence GTGGCCATTCACCCGACGGCGGTGATCGATCCGCGCGCTGCGCTGCATCCGGAGGCGGAGATCGGCCCTTTTGTCGTCATCGAAGGTCCCGTGCAGGTCGGCCCGCGGACACGCGTGCTGGCGCACGTGACGCTCATGGGACGGACGCAGATCGGAGCCGACAACGTCATCCACATGGGCGCCGTGATCGGCGATGCGCCGCAGGACATGGCGTTCAAGGAGGAAGACTCCTACGTGCGCATCGGCGACGGCAACACGATTCGCGAGCACGCGCAAATTCATCGCGGCACCAAGCCGCAGTCCGGTACCGTCATCGGCAACAACAATTACCTGATGACCAACGCCCACGTGGCGCACAACTGCACGCTGGGCGACAACATCATCATGGCCACCGGGGCGGTGCTGGGCGGCTACGTCGAGGTGGAAGATCAGGTGTTCATTTCCGGCAACTGCGTCGTGCACCAATTCGTGCGCCTCGGCCGCTTGTCGATCTTGCGCGGCTTGAGCCGCACCAGCCGTGACGTGCCGCCGTTTTGCATCATGGATTGGACGCACACGGTGCGGGCAATCAACCGCGTCGGCCTGCGCCGTGCGGGATTCGACGCCCCCCGCATTCGCGCCTTGCAGAACGCCTTCAGCCGCCTCTTCCGCCGTTCTGGAAACCTGGGCAAAGCCCTCGCCGAAATCGACAGCGGGCCGTGCTCGCCGGACGTGCGGTACATGATCGATTTCATCCGCGCCTCGAAGCGTGGGGTGTGCACCGGGCCGCGGTTCCGCGGCGAACAAGAGGAAACGTAG
- a CDS encoding HAD family hydrolase: MPPVRAVLFDFGGTLYDYLTLASAEYESLVELARAAGVEAEPSAILHCHRQALRRVFHAYLPQPFYLHRDLFRDAVVGMLEDLGASAAATHLEGYRSAQWQRQARDFVLREGVVDTLRALRARGVHLGIVSNIDEDQLQHLLAVARIGPCFDSALSSERAGSCKPDPGIFAAALQRAHCKPQEALFVGDTIAQDIAGANRAGMRSVLLWHRDDRDPPTDGPRPHHVIRRIPDLLELV, translated from the coding sequence ATGCCGCCGGTGCGCGCCGTGCTCTTCGATTTCGGGGGGACGCTGTACGATTACCTGACGCTGGCGTCGGCTGAGTACGAGAGTCTGGTTGAGTTGGCGCGCGCAGCCGGAGTGGAAGCCGAGCCGTCCGCCATCCTCCACTGCCATCGCCAGGCCCTGCGCCGGGTGTTTCACGCCTACCTCCCGCAGCCCTTCTATCTGCATCGCGACCTGTTCCGCGATGCGGTGGTCGGCATGTTGGAGGACCTCGGGGCCTCAGCCGCAGCCACGCACCTCGAAGGCTACCGGTCGGCGCAGTGGCAGCGCCAGGCGCGGGATTTCGTGCTGCGCGAGGGCGTGGTCGACACGTTGCGGGCCTTGCGTGCGCGGGGCGTGCATCTCGGGATCGTCAGCAACATCGACGAGGACCAACTCCAGCATTTGCTCGCAGTCGCACGGATCGGGCCGTGCTTCGACTCGGCCCTGTCGAGTGAACGGGCAGGCTCGTGCAAACCCGATCCGGGCATCTTCGCGGCAGCCCTGCAACGCGCGCACTGTAAGCCACAGGAGGCGCTGTTCGTCGGCGACACCATTGCGCAGGACATTGCCGGCGCCAATCGCGCCGGCATGCGCTCGGTCCTCCTCTGGCATCGCGACGACCGCGATCCTCCGACCGACGGTCCTCGCCCGCACCACGTCATCCGCCGTATCCCGGATTTGCTGGAGCTGGTGTAA